The genomic stretch GAATTTGGTTTTCAACCTTTCCGCCATACATCCCAGAACACCTACCGTCATATTCGGCTTTTCTTTCTTAAGATTTTTGAATTGGGAAAGACGCATTCTTACCGTCTGTTCAGCTTTTTCGCGGATAGAACATGTATTTAACAGGATCAGATCGGCTTCCTCCACTTTCATTGTTGTATTATATCCTTGTTCATTAAGAATAGAGGCAACAATTTCTGAATCTGAGAAGTTCATCTGACAACCATAACTTTCTAAAAACAGTTTTTTAGAATTCTCCGGTCTTTCGGCAATTGCAAATGCTTCGCCCTGTTTTGTTTCGTCTATATATTTTTCCTGCACGATAATCAATTTAAGGTTCTCATTTAAAAACATGGAAAATTACTCCGTGAATTTTAAATTACGAACAGATGAGTCTGCAAAGATACAAAATATTGTGACAGAATGGCAGGAGGATTATTATGATCTGTTAAACTCATGAATAGCCCTCATTTTCCTTTGTTTAATAAGGATTAATCTACGTAATCAAAATGCTTATATTGCTTACATAACAATATTTTTACATATCAACTGATAAGGAAGAGAAGTTCATTTTTACTTTCATCTCAGATTTTACAGGTTGGCCATTGCAGCTTGCAGGTTTCCAGGTTTTTTTGATTCTTCTCACTACATATTGCATATCATCAAAGAAGGCTTCGCTGTGTAAGACTTTTGGTGCCCCAATAGCATCAATTACTTTTCCTGTTTCATCTATTATTAAAGTAAATGTAAAATCTCCGCTTAGGGTATAGAAATCCGCATTCAGATATGTATACATGTATTTACTGAGAATATCTTTGTACGCTGAAGCTCCGCCTTCAAATGCAGCAGGTTTAAAATCATTACATTTTGCGGCAATCTGTAAAAAAGGTTCTTTAATATCTATTTTAAAAAGATTTTTATTATTTTCAACAATGAAGGAATCATCCCTGTCTTCAAGCTCCTGTGCAAAAGAAAAATTTGCAAAACATAAGGCAAAAAATAAAAGTATTGTTCTCATAGCTTGATCTGTTCATCAATTAATAAGCAAAGGTAAATATTTAAATGTTTTACCAAAAAGAAAACTTCACACAATGTATGAAGTTCTCAGAAATGCTTTCTATTATGTTTATTGAGATACTAAGTTATAACAAGCCTTTGATATGTTTATAATTACTTTTAACCGTTTCAAGTACCTCATCCATTTTCCCACCCAGCATCAGCTGAGCCATAGATTTGGTCATCCCAAGAACCTGATCCAGCTCAATCTTTGGAGGAAGGGCCAGCGCATTAGGATTCGTAAAAATATTAAGGAGATAAGGTCCGTTATAATCAAGGCATTCCTTAATTGCATTTTCTACCTCTTCAGGTTGATGAATATTCTTCCCAGGATACCCCATGGCTTGCGCAACTAATGCAAAATCCGGGTTAATCATATCCGTTTCATTATCTGGCATTCCACCCACTTCCATTTCTAATTTTACCATTCCTAGGGTTCTGTTATTAAAAACAATCAGCTTTATAGGCAGCTTATACTGGAAAATAGTGGCCATATCTCCTAGCAACATAGACAATCCACCATCACCACACATTGCAATTACCTGTTTATCAGGATGAGCAAGAGATGCTCCAATTGCCATTGGCATTGCGTTGGCCATCGATCCATGGTTAAAGGATCCCAGCATTTTTCGCTCACCGGTTCCTGTAATAAAGCGAGCTCCCCAAACACAGCACATTCCTGTATCTACAGTAAAAATCGCATCTTTCTTAGCCAACCGGTCCAACGTATGAGCAACATACTCCGGCTGAATAGCATCTTCTTTTCCGTAATCCTTCACATATTCCAGTTGGTTTTCTTTTACTTTATCATAAAATGCCAATTGTTCATTGAGAAAATCAACATCCGTTTTCTCTTTCAGCATAGGAAGTAATGCCATAATCGTTTGTTTTACATCTCCTGCAAGGCCTAATTCAAGCTTTGCTCTTCTTCCCAGCCTTTCCGGACTTTCATCAATCTGAACGATTTTATTTTTTACGGGCATAAACTTCTGGTAAGGGAAATCGGTCCCAAGAAGAATAACAAGATCTGCTTCGTGCATGGCATGGTAGGCAGAAGGAAATCCTAATAGTCCTGTAAGTCCAATCTGATTAGGATTATTAGGCTGAATTGCCATTTTACCACGAAATGAATATCCTACAGGAGCTTTTAATAATCGAGATAATTTGATAACTTCTGCACTGGCTTCAGCAGCCCCAATCCCGCAGTAAAGAGTTACTTTTCTGCTTTCGTTGATGAGGGTGGCTAAATTTTTCAATTCATCGTCTGATGGCCTTATTATAGGGTTGGTTTTAAAGATTTGGGTCGAAGTTGTAGCTTCCTGGGCATCCAGTTCTGAAACATCACCCGGAAGACCGATTACCGCTACTCCTTTTTTAGAAACCGCATGCTGGATTGCCGTCTGAACTGTTCGTTGCACCTGTTCGGGACGGGTAATCATCTGATTATAATGGCTGCAATCGTCAAATAACTTTATTGTATTGGTTTCCTGAAAGTAATCCATCCCCATTTCTTCACTGGGAATGGTAGAAGCAATCACCAACATTGGGACATGGGATCTGTGGGCTTCATATACTCCATTAATCAGGTGAACGTGTCCAGGACCGCAGCTTCCGGCGCACACGGCAAGACCGTCAAGTTCAGCTTCAGCGGCAGCGGCATAAGCTCCAACTTCTTCATGTCGTACATGAATCCACTGGATACTGCTTTTCTTCACCGCAATATTTAGGTGATTGAGACTGTCTCCTGTTACTGCATAAATCCTTTTCACATTGGCGTTTTCGAGCATTTCAACAATCTGCTCTGCTATATTTTTAGCCATAATTAATAAATTTGGTGGTTGTTTCTTTATTATATCAATTAGGATAAAAGCACCCTAATCCTTTCAAATGTAGCCAATTTAATTGGAGTTTTCAAGAGGTTTAACTATTAAAAAAATGTAAATTCCTGATCAGACATTGGATGTAACATGTTTTTTATTTTAGCACAACATTCACTAAGATTTTGCTTGAGTGTATGATGATTTTCAAGGTCACAAAAGAGGTTTCATTCACCCATATTTTAATAACTCTTTTACTGAACGAAAACAAACATCTTCAGGATAGACTCCCTTACGGACTTAGCTTTTATTTAAAACCAAAAGCTTTACCATTCAGAACAGTTTCCTCTGGATTATTTCAATCTGAGACAACAAACGAACGGCTGCCTTTCAAGGCAGCCGTTCATATATTATTTCCTATTGATTATTGCTTATATAACCACTTCAATTTGATTTCTTAATAAGTCTTCAAATTCATCTCTCTTACGGATTAGGTGTGCTTTTCCATCAAGAAACAGAACTTCAGCAGGTTTTAATCTTGAATTGAAATTTGAACTCATTTCAAAACCATAAGCTCCTGCATTGTGGAAGGCAAGAATATCACCTTCTCTCACTTCATTTAATTTTCTGTCCCAAGCGAAAGTATCGGTTTCACAAATGTTTCCTACAACGGTATAAATTCTTTCTGCTCCTTTTGGATTAGATAGGTTTTCAATAGCATGGTAAGAATCATAAAACATTGGACGGATCAGGTGGTTAAATCCTGAATTTACTCCTACGAAAACAGTAGCAGTAGTTTGCTTGATTACATTAGCTTTTACTAATAGATATCCACTTTTCCCTACCAAGAATTTCCCTGGTTCAAACCATAACTCGAACTTTCTTCCTGTATTTTTTGAAAATTCGCCAATAACTTTTTCTACTTTTCTACCTAATGTTTTAACATCCGTTTCTTCTTCACTGTCCTGATAAGGAATTTTGAAACCACTTCCCATATCCAGATATTTCAGGTTAGGGAAATGCTCAGAAAGTTCAAGCATGATATCTAATGCCTGCAGAAAAACCTCAGGATCCTTGATCTCACTTCCTGTGTGCATGTGAAGTCCTTCAACGTTAAGGTTGGTACTTTTCATCACTCTTTCAATGTGACGAAGCTGGTGAATGGAAATTCCGAACTTACTGTCTATGTGGCCGGTTGAGATTTTATAATTCCCTCCAGCAAAGATGTGTGGGTTGATTCTAACAAAAATAGGATAAGAATTTCCATATTTATTCCCGAATTGCTCAAGAATAGAAATGTTATCTATATTGATATGAACTCCGAAAGTCATTGCTTCCTCTATTTCAGCTAAGTCAACACAATTGGGAGTAAACAATATTTTTTCTTTTGGAAATCCTGCCTTTAATCCTAATTTGACTTCATTAATAGATACGCAATCTAAAGATGCCCCCAGCTTCTTCACATACTTAAGGATATTGATGTTTGTCAACGCCTTCGCCGCATAGAAGAACTTAGTATGTTTTAAAAAAGACGATGTAAGTTTTTCGTATTGAACTTTGATGGATTCAGCATCATATACATACACCGGGGTGCCAAACTCATTGGCAATCTTTAATAATTCTTTTGAATTCATAATTTCATTTTAACATAAAAAAAGGCAGATTCTTAGAAAAAGAGCCTGCCACATTGATTATTTTTTATGCAAGACAAGTCTTTTAAATATTCCAAACCTTAGAGAACTTAACAGCTCCCTTTTTTCCAGTTTTTATTTGTTTAAAAATTTGCATTGCTTCCATTTATTTTTTGCAAAAATACTATTTATTTTTTATTCTGAGAAAATTGATTTGAAAAGTATCTTCTTCCAAATCAAAATTTAAGGTCTTAATTTTTGTCTTATTTCGGCAGCGGCAATGTCTCAAAATCACCACGCAGAAGAGCTAACTGCAGTTCATTATTCAAATCCGTAGAAGACAGCTGAAGATCAATTTTTAATTTAGCAAGCTTACTTAGCGTCTGAATCTGTGTAAACAGCTCATAAAAACCAAAGGATATTATTTTTCCATTTTCAATAATTAAAAATAGTTTCTCACCTAACTTTCTTCCGGCCCCCAGCCAAAGCTCATTTCTTTTTCTGAATTCTATTTTCAGTTTTAACGCAGCTACATCATTGTACTCCTCCTGAGCCTCAATAAACTGAACGGCCTTTGTTCCTTGGGTGAATGATCTGAATTTCAGAATCGGTTTTTCCGTTTTGTTAAGCTTATTTTTTTCAACAACGTATTTATTATTTCTGAAATAAAGGCCAAATGGCAGCACCTCTTTTTTCTTACTATTTTTAGAGTTCAGAAGTAATTTGGCGATAATATCAGTCCCGGTAAGTTCAAAATTAATCTGTTCAGCATCTTTTTGAACTTTCTCCCATTTTTTTGATTTGGAATTAAATACTTTTTTCGAAAATTTATTAATATCCTGAACATAATCGGAAAAAATAATTCTTCCTGCCTCATCCTGAAAATAAACGAATCCTTTTTCGTTTGGAAGATCCTGTGTCAGTTGCTTAATCTTATTGATATAGGTCTTGGCATTGGTTTCTTCGTGTTGTTTCTGAATAATCTCGTTTTCTGTATCTTTAGATATTAAAAGTTTAAACAGTTCCAGGGTTGCTCTGGCGTCTCCGTCAGCTCTGTGATGATTGGTCAATGGAATCCCCAGTGATTTCACCAGTTTACCCAACGAATAACTTACCTCATCAGGAATCAGCTTTTTAGCTAAAGGAATGGTATCTAAAGTACTGATTTTAAAATCATAGCCCAATCTTTTGAACGATTGGCGAAGCATTCTGTAATCGAAATCAATATTATGCCCTACCAATGTTGTATTTTGAGTAATTTCAATAACTCTTTTGGCTATTTCATGGAACTTTGGAGCCGTTTTCACCATCTTCGGTGTGATTCCGGTGAGTTTCTGAACAAAAGGAGTAATATCTCCTTCCGGATTGACAAGGGATATAAACTGATCTGTAATTTTCTGACCATCATATCTGTAGATGGCAATATCTATAATGCATTCATTTCTATAACCTGCACCATTACTTTCTATGTCTATAATTGAATACATTGATTTTCCAGTTAACTGCTATGTTTATTATTAAAAGTTTAACTCTTTAACCCGATATTATTTCCCCATCAGTAAAGATAACCTGCTAAAATAACAAAAAATATATCAAAATATAGCAGGTTACTACTTATTACCTTCAGATCACCTTTTTCTCCCTCCAAGACCAAACATACCCAGAATGGCTTTTGCACCTTCCCTCATTAATGTATTGGTAAAGGTTCTACCTGCCTGGCTTTGCAGCACCTGCTCAAACATTCCCGGTTCTTCTTTTACCGGTTTGGTTCTTTGATTAGGAGCTGGATTCTGAGCAGCCTGTTCCATTCTGTTGGTTAACATTTCGTAAGCAGATTCTCTGTCTATTGCCTGCTCATATTTGGCTACCATAGCTGAACTGGACGTTAATTCTGTAATCTCCGCCTCGCTCAAAACATCCATTCTTGATTCCGGGGAAATAAGATAGGTATGCACCAACGGTGTTGGAATCCCTTTTTCATCCAAAGCTGTTACAAATGCCTCACCAATTCCTAAATTTTGGATCAGATTAGAAGCGTTATAGAATTCTGTGGTAGGATAGTTTTCAACCGCTTTTGAAATTTCTTTTTTATCTTTGGCCGTAAAGCCTCTCAGGGCATGCTGTATTTTTAATCCTAATTGGGATAAAACACTTTCCGGTACATCACCAGGAATCTGAGTAATAAAATAAATGCCTACTCCTTTTGAACGAATCAGCTTTACCATCGTTTCAATCTGAGAAAGAAGCGTTTTTGAGGCTTCATCAAAAAGCAGGTGAGCTTCGTCTATAAACAATACTAATTTTGGTTTTCCACTATCTCCTTCTTCAGGAAAAGTCATATAAATCTCTGCAAAAAGAGAAAGCATGAAAGTAGAAAATAGCTGTGGCTTATTTTGAATATCTGATACTCTTAAAATATTTACAACTCCTTTTCCATCCCTGGTTTCCAATAAATCCTGAACATCAAAACTCAATTCTCCGAAAAAATCTTCTGCCCCCTGTTGCTCCAATGCTACAATAGATCTTAGAATAGCTCCCAAAGATGCAGGTGCTATCGATCCGTAGTTGGCAGCAAGTTCAACTTTCCCCTGTGCATTATCTGTCACATACTGAAGAACTTTCTTTAAGTCTTTAAGATCAATCAAAGGAAGCCCTTTATCATCACAATATTTAAAGACAATAGACATAATACTTTGCTGAGTATCATTCAGCTGAAGAATTTTACTTAATAAAACAGGCCCGAATTCTGTGACAGTCGCTCTCAGCTTTACTCCTTTTCCTCCTGAAATACTCATCAACTCTACCGGAAAACCTTGTGGAGTATAAGGAAGCTGAGTTTTTGCATATCTTTCTTCAATGATGGAATTCATCTGTCCCGCTTCAGCAATTCCGGAAAAGTCACCTTTGATATCCAAAACGAGGGAGGGAATCCCTTGATGAGAAAGCTGTTCGGCAAATACCTGCAATGTTTTCGTTTTTCCTGTTCCGGTTGCTCCGGCAATAAGACCGTGACGGTTGATTGTTTTCAAAGGAATCGTCACATTCACTTCCGGAACCACTTCCCCGTCCAGCATTCCTTTTCCTAATATAATATGATCTCCCTTTGGAGTATATCTAGCATTTAATTCTTCAATAAATTGTGCTTTGTCTGCCATTTGATTGCTTTTTTTAACCTATAAATATAATTGTTTTTGTAAAATATTTTATGATATTCCCCCTCTAACTTTCATAAACCTACTGAGGAAACAGTATTGCCCTTGTTTAAGCAAATTTCAAACCATGTATTATAAACGGGAAAACCTATTGATAAAGAATTACAATCAAAGATGGAGACATGATATAAAACAGCATTTCCATATTAGCATTATGTAAGGCATTCTTTTTGCTGAAAAAATAACGAACATTAAACATTCGTTTAACATAAGTATTGAAAGAAACTATCAATTGAATTTAACATTTGATTTAGAATTTATCTAATACTTTGTATCTTTAACTATTAAAAAAATACCCAATGAAAATTGAACAAATATATACGGGCTGTCTGGCTCAGGGTGCCTATTATATTGTATCAGAAAATGAAGCTGTCATTATTGATCCTTTAAGAGAAGTAAAGCCTTACCTGGATCGTCTGGAAAAAGACAATGTCACTTTAAAATATATTTTTGAAACACATTTCCATGCTGATTTTGTTTCAGGACACCTAGATTTAAGTAAAAAAACAGGGGCACCAATTGTATATGGCCCCACAGCTGCTCCTGAATTTGAAGCAATTATCGCAGAGGACCATCAGATTTTCGAGATTGGAAAAATAAAAATAAAGGTACTTCATACACCAGGACATACAATGGAAAGTACCACTTATCTTTTAATTGATGAAAATGGGAAAGAAACAGCCATCTTTACAGGAGACACTCTATTTTTAGGAGATGTAGGAAGACCTGATCTTGCACAGAAGGCTACTAATCTTAGCCAGGAAGACCTTGCAGGGATTCTTTATGAAAGTCTTCAGAATAAAATTATGCCTTTGGATGACAGCATCACGGTGTATCCGGCTCACGGAGCTGGTTCTGCATGCGGAAAAAATATGCAGAAAGAAACCGTAGATATTTTAGGAAATCAAAAAAGAACAAATTATGCATTGAATCAGCCGGATAAAGCATCTTTCATCAGGGAAGTACTTGACGGGCTGACTGCACCTCCAAAATATTTTGGAATGAATGTAGCCATGAACAAAGGAGGTTATGAGAGTCTGGATACAGTAATGGACAAAGGACTAAATCCTGTTTCTCCAGAAGATTTCGAAGCAATAGCGGAAGAAACCGGAGCTTTAATTCTTGATACCAGAGGAGCCGCAGATTTCCATAAAGGTTTTATACCCAATGCTATCAATATTGGATTAAAAGGAGACTTTGCCCCTTGGGTAGGAACTTTAATTGTAGATGTTAAGCATCCTTTATTATTGATTACAGATCCAGGAACTGAAGAAGAAGTTATTATCAGATTAAGCCGTGTAGGTTTTGATAATGTCGTTGGATACCTGGATGGAGGTTTTGAAGCCTGGAAAAATGCAGGTAAAGAAACTGATGAAGTAAAAAGAATTTCTCCAACTGAATTTGCAGAGCAGTTTACAACAGAAGCAAAAGTAATTGATGTGAGAAAACTAACAGAATATTCTGCGGAACACATAGACAACGCTTACAACAGACCTTTGGACTCCATTAGTGATTGGTCCCGTAACCTTGATGATTCTGAACACTTTTTCTTACACTGTGCCGGAGGATACAGAAGTATGATTGCCGCAAGCATCCTTAATTCACACGGAATCAGAAACTTTACTGAAATAGAAGGAGGTTTTAATGGCATCAAAAAAACAGAAAAACTTCCAACAACGGACTTTGTATGCCAATCCAAAACATCATAACATCATGAAATTTAGTTTTGGGGGTATAGTTTTAATTTCTACCTTAGCATTAAACAGCTGTAAAACAACCCATTCCGCAGAGACTCCAAAGGCTGACATTAAAGAAGTAGTCACCAGTTCTGATGTAACATTGGTAGATGTAAGAATTCCTGAGCAATATGCTGCAGGAACAGCTAAGAATGCCATCAATATTCCCTTGGCAGAAATTCAGAAAAATAGTGAAACCCTGAAAGGCAAAAAAGTAGTCGTTTTTTGCAATAAAGGAGTACAGGCAGATCAGGCGATGGAAATTTTAAAGAAAAACGGAGTGGAAGCCTACGATGGAACGAGCTGGAAAAATGTGAAAGGTATCCAGGACGAAGCTGATAAAAAGTAAATTCATAAAACTCAAACTATGTCACAAAAATTTCAGGAAATTATCAATTCCGAAAGACCGGTACTTATTGACTTTTTTGCCACTTGGTGCCAGCCTTGTAAAGTTCAGTCTTCAGTTTTGAACACAGTCAAAGAAAATATAGGCGAAGGAGCCAGAATCATAAAAGTAGATGTAGATCAATATCCTGCCCTCGCAGCGCAATATGGAGTGAGAGGGGTACCTACTTTAGCTGTTTTCAAAAACGGGGAACTTCTTTGGAAAGAAAGCGGTGTGCATGATGTGAATACATTAACGCAGCTTCTGCAACAATACATTTAAATCTAAAAATAAGGCTGAATTTACATTAATTCAGCCTTATTTTTTATAGGTCCATTGAAAAATGATCGCGGTCATTCAAAAACTGGAAGTGACTTCTGAAATCTTTAAGCTCATTTATATCCAACTCTGCAGATACTATATTCCCATTTTTATCTGAAAGCGCTCTTCCATCAGCAAAAAAACAATGAGAGCTTTCCTGATAGAACAAATTATTTCCATCCGTTCCTATTCTGTTAAGTCCAAATACAAAAGAAAGGTTTTCAATAGCTCTAGCTTTTAAAAGATGCTCCCAGGCCCCTACTCTTTTGTCAGGCCAGTTCGCTACATATAAAATAGCATCATAATCATCGTTATTCCTTGCAAATACAGGAAAACGAAGATCATAGCAAACCTGAAGCAAAAACCGTATCCCTTTATACTCTATAATAACTCTCTTTTTCCCTTGAGTATACACTTTATCTTCTCCTGAGAAGGAAAATAAATGCCTTTTATCATAGAAAGTAATTTCTCCATTGGGTTGTACAAAATACATTCTGTTGTAAAAGCTTTCATTTTGCTCTACCGGAGCACTACCGCAGAACGCTGCATTTTTTTCTTTTGAGATCTTCTTTAAAAACTCCAGAGATTCTTCGTTTCTATCAGAAACTTCAGCTGCATCCATACAAAAACCCGTTGAAAACATTTCAGGAAGAAGAAACAGATCTGCGTCCCGATTTTGAAGCTCATTCTCTATTATTTTAAAATTTTCAGCTTTATTTTTCCAGATGATATCCAAGTTCAGTCCTACAATCTTCATCTTTTTTATTTTTAGTTATTACTATATATAATGTATAAAAATACGTCTTTTATGTTGAATAGGGAAAAGCGCCTCATAATTCTTAATATTTATTAAAGTCTGGTATTTTTATCATATTCAGCATCTTTCGGTTTCATTTTTGATGCAGGTAATTTTTAATATCATTAAAAATTATAAAATTTATGAAGAAATTGGTTTTTATGGTGATGATGTTCTTTTTCGGAATCACAGCTAATGCGCAGGCGTGGACCGGAAAAGGAGATCAAAAAATTCAATTGGGTTTGAGTGCCTGGGGATATGGAACCGGAATAACGGGGACTTACGATTATGGACTGAATAAGCTCATATCAGTAGGGGCCGGTCTTAACGGTTATTTCAGTAATTATAAAAACAACGATAAAGATAATCGGGTATTTGTTTTCGGAAGACTGAATTTCCACCTACAGGAAGCATTAAATCTTCCCCCTAAGTTGGATATTTATCCGGGTGTTGATGTAGGAGTTGTAGGAAAAGACTTTGGAATAGGAGCCCATATCGGTGCACGCTACTTCTTTACCGAAAGAATTGGCGTGTTTGCAGAGGTAGGTAATAATGGAAGTCTTGGGGTTTCTTTCAATTTATAATCAAATAGTCCTGAAATATGACAAAGCTTCTCTTTTCGAGGGGCTTTTTATTTGGCATAGTTTTGATAATTGTTACCTTTGCAAATTAAAATCTAAAATTTATTAATGGAAATAGCAATCAAACTCTTCCAGTTCATTCTGAGTATCTCTATACTTGTAGTTCTTCATGAGCTTGGGCACTTCTTACCGGCAAAATGGTTCAAGACCAGAGCAGAGAAATTCTTTCTGTTTTTTGATCCTTACTTCTCCATATTCTCTATGAAGAAAGTGAACGGAAAATGGAAGTATAAATTCTTCTCTCAGAATCTACCGGATACTGAAGTGATAGAGGTAAACGGTAAAAAGGAAGAAGTTCCTATCGATATAACAAAACTTTCTGATGACGATTGGAGAAAATATCCTGAGCAAACCAAATACGGGATCGGATGGCTTCCTTTCGGAGGGTATGTAAAAATTGCCGGAATGGTAGATGAAAGCATGGATACAGCCCAAATGAAAAAACCGGCTGAATCTTGGGAATTCAGATCTAAACCGGCTTGGCAGAGGCTGATCATCATGTTGGGTGGGGTTACTGTAAACTTCTTCTTAGCGTGGATAATATTCTCAGCGCTTGTTGGGAAAAATGGTGAAACAATCTTTGATGCAGATAAAATCAATACACCACTTCACTATACTGCTGCTGCTAAGAAAATGGGATTCCAGGATGGAGATAAAATCTTGAAAGTTGATGGAAAAGTTCAAAAAGACTTTAAAAAACTAGCATTAGACGTTTTA from Chryseobacterium indologenes encodes the following:
- a CDS encoding energy transducer TonB, which codes for MRTILLFFALCFANFSFAQELEDRDDSFIVENNKNLFKIDIKEPFLQIAAKCNDFKPAAFEGGASAYKDILSKYMYTYLNADFYTLSGDFTFTLIIDETGKVIDAIGAPKVLHSEAFFDDMQYVVRRIKKTWKPASCNGQPVKSEMKVKMNFSSLSVDM
- a CDS encoding thiamine pyrophosphate-dependent enzyme — protein: MAKNIAEQIVEMLENANVKRIYAVTGDSLNHLNIAVKKSSIQWIHVRHEEVGAYAAAAEAELDGLAVCAGSCGPGHVHLINGVYEAHRSHVPMLVIASTIPSEEMGMDYFQETNTIKLFDDCSHYNQMITRPEQVQRTVQTAIQHAVSKKGVAVIGLPGDVSELDAQEATTSTQIFKTNPIIRPSDDELKNLATLINESRKVTLYCGIGAAEASAEVIKLSRLLKAPVGYSFRGKMAIQPNNPNQIGLTGLLGFPSAYHAMHEADLVILLGTDFPYQKFMPVKNKIVQIDESPERLGRRAKLELGLAGDVKQTIMALLPMLKEKTDVDFLNEQLAFYDKVKENQLEYVKDYGKEDAIQPEYVAHTLDRLAKKDAIFTVDTGMCCVWGARFITGTGERKMLGSFNHGSMANAMPMAIGASLAHPDKQVIAMCGDGGLSMLLGDMATIFQYKLPIKLIVFNNRTLGMVKLEMEVGGMPDNETDMINPDFALVAQAMGYPGKNIHQPEEVENAIKECLDYNGPYLLNIFTNPNALALPPKIELDQVLGMTKSMAQLMLGGKMDEVLETVKSNYKHIKGLL
- the lysA gene encoding diaminopimelate decarboxylase produces the protein MNSKELLKIANEFGTPVYVYDAESIKVQYEKLTSSFLKHTKFFYAAKALTNINILKYVKKLGASLDCVSINEVKLGLKAGFPKEKILFTPNCVDLAEIEEAMTFGVHINIDNISILEQFGNKYGNSYPIFVRINPHIFAGGNYKISTGHIDSKFGISIHQLRHIERVMKSTNLNVEGLHMHTGSEIKDPEVFLQALDIMLELSEHFPNLKYLDMGSGFKIPYQDSEEETDVKTLGRKVEKVIGEFSKNTGRKFELWFEPGKFLVGKSGYLLVKANVIKQTTATVFVGVNSGFNHLIRPMFYDSYHAIENLSNPKGAERIYTVVGNICETDTFAWDRKLNEVREGDILAFHNAGAYGFEMSSNFNSRLKPAEVLFLDGKAHLIRKRDEFEDLLRNQIEVVI
- a CDS encoding 3'-5' exonuclease, with product MYSIIDIESNGAGYRNECIIDIAIYRYDGQKITDQFISLVNPEGDITPFVQKLTGITPKMVKTAPKFHEIAKRVIEITQNTTLVGHNIDFDYRMLRQSFKRLGYDFKISTLDTIPLAKKLIPDEVSYSLGKLVKSLGIPLTNHHRADGDARATLELFKLLISKDTENEIIQKQHEETNAKTYINKIKQLTQDLPNEKGFVYFQDEAGRIIFSDYVQDINKFSKKVFNSKSKKWEKVQKDAEQINFELTGTDIIAKLLLNSKNSKKKEVLPFGLYFRNNKYVVEKNKLNKTEKPILKFRSFTQGTKAVQFIEAQEEYNDVAALKLKIEFRKRNELWLGAGRKLGEKLFLIIENGKIISFGFYELFTQIQTLSKLAKLKIDLQLSSTDLNNELQLALLRGDFETLPLPK
- a CDS encoding helicase HerA-like domain-containing protein, which encodes MADKAQFIEELNARYTPKGDHIILGKGMLDGEVVPEVNVTIPLKTINRHGLIAGATGTGKTKTLQVFAEQLSHQGIPSLVLDIKGDFSGIAEAGQMNSIIEERYAKTQLPYTPQGFPVELMSISGGKGVKLRATVTEFGPVLLSKILQLNDTQQSIMSIVFKYCDDKGLPLIDLKDLKKVLQYVTDNAQGKVELAANYGSIAPASLGAILRSIVALEQQGAEDFFGELSFDVQDLLETRDGKGVVNILRVSDIQNKPQLFSTFMLSLFAEIYMTFPEEGDSGKPKLVLFIDEAHLLFDEASKTLLSQIETMVKLIRSKGVGIYFITQIPGDVPESVLSQLGLKIQHALRGFTAKDKKEISKAVENYPTTEFYNASNLIQNLGIGEAFVTALDEKGIPTPLVHTYLISPESRMDVLSEAEITELTSSSAMVAKYEQAIDRESAYEMLTNRMEQAAQNPAPNQRTKPVKEEPGMFEQVLQSQAGRTFTNTLMREGAKAILGMFGLGGRKR
- a CDS encoding MBL fold metallo-hydrolase, which produces MKIEQIYTGCLAQGAYYIVSENEAVIIDPLREVKPYLDRLEKDNVTLKYIFETHFHADFVSGHLDLSKKTGAPIVYGPTAAPEFEAIIAEDHQIFEIGKIKIKVLHTPGHTMESTTYLLIDENGKETAIFTGDTLFLGDVGRPDLAQKATNLSQEDLAGILYESLQNKIMPLDDSITVYPAHGAGSACGKNMQKETVDILGNQKRTNYALNQPDKASFIREVLDGLTAPPKYFGMNVAMNKGGYESLDTVMDKGLNPVSPEDFEAIAEETGALILDTRGAADFHKGFIPNAINIGLKGDFAPWVGTLIVDVKHPLLLITDPGTEEEVIIRLSRVGFDNVVGYLDGGFEAWKNAGKETDEVKRISPTEFAEQFTTEAKVIDVRKLTEYSAEHIDNAYNRPLDSISDWSRNLDDSEHFFLHCAGGYRSMIAASILNSHGIRNFTEIEGGFNGIKKTEKLPTTDFVCQSKTS
- a CDS encoding rhodanese-like domain-containing protein gives rise to the protein MKFSFGGIVLISTLALNSCKTTHSAETPKADIKEVVTSSDVTLVDVRIPEQYAAGTAKNAINIPLAEIQKNSETLKGKKVVVFCNKGVQADQAMEILKKNGVEAYDGTSWKNVKGIQDEADKK
- a CDS encoding thioredoxin family protein, with protein sequence MSQKFQEIINSERPVLIDFFATWCQPCKVQSSVLNTVKENIGEGARIIKVDVDQYPALAAQYGVRGVPTLAVFKNGELLWKESGVHDVNTLTQLLQQYI
- a CDS encoding nitrilase-related carbon-nitrogen hydrolase, with translation MKIVGLNLDIIWKNKAENFKIIENELQNRDADLFLLPEMFSTGFCMDAAEVSDRNEESLEFLKKISKEKNAAFCGSAPVEQNESFYNRMYFVQPNGEITFYDKRHLFSFSGEDKVYTQGKKRVIIEYKGIRFLLQVCYDLRFPVFARNNDDYDAILYVANWPDKRVGAWEHLLKARAIENLSFVFGLNRIGTDGNNLFYQESSHCFFADGRALSDKNGNIVSAELDINELKDFRSHFQFLNDRDHFSMDL
- a CDS encoding DUF6646 family protein, producing the protein MKKLVFMVMMFFFGITANAQAWTGKGDQKIQLGLSAWGYGTGITGTYDYGLNKLISVGAGLNGYFSNYKNNDKDNRVFVFGRLNFHLQEALNLPPKLDIYPGVDVGVVGKDFGIGAHIGARYFFTERIGVFAEVGNNGSLGVSFNL